In the Methylomonas rhizoryzae genome, one interval contains:
- a CDS encoding DUF2835 domain-containing protein produces the protein MPRQFIRFSIDIDYERYLSVYQGFTQSITVVAEDGRSLNFPAGNIRRFLTRSGIQGRFEMELTDRNKFIALRKLA, from the coding sequence ATGCCACGTCAATTCATTCGATTTTCCATCGACATCGATTACGAGCGCTACCTGAGCGTTTATCAAGGCTTTACTCAATCGATCACCGTCGTCGCCGAGGACGGCCGTAGCCTCAATTTCCCCGCCGGAAACATCCGACGCTTTCTGACTCGATCCGGCATTCAAGGCAGGTTCGAGATGGAGCTTACCGATCGCAATAAATTCATTGCGCTTAGAAAACTTGCTTAG
- a CDS encoding NUDIX domain-containing protein codes for MTTKRFQILNQETAYQGFFRLDQYTVTHTLFKGGWSEPITRELFRRGNCVAVLLYDPDLDQVVLIEQFRVGAILQPEKAWMVEIVAGAIEPGESAEQVAYREAQEESGCRILDLIEIQRFFTTPGGCSEYITLFCGRVDARTVGGVHGLADEGEDIRVCAVESHEAFALLERGEIESAIPIIALQWLYIHKDKLRTRWLESALAD; via the coding sequence GTGACCACCAAACGCTTTCAAATCTTGAATCAAGAAACCGCCTACCAAGGCTTTTTTCGGCTGGATCAATACACGGTCACGCATACCTTGTTTAAAGGCGGTTGGAGCGAGCCCATTACTCGAGAATTGTTTCGACGGGGCAATTGCGTCGCGGTCTTGTTGTACGATCCCGATCTCGACCAAGTCGTGTTGATTGAGCAGTTCCGCGTCGGCGCGATATTGCAACCGGAAAAAGCCTGGATGGTGGAAATTGTGGCCGGCGCGATCGAACCCGGCGAAAGTGCGGAACAGGTGGCATACCGGGAAGCACAGGAAGAATCCGGCTGCCGGATTCTGGATTTGATCGAAATTCAGCGATTTTTTACCACGCCGGGCGGTTGTTCGGAATACATCACCTTATTTTGCGGTCGGGTGGACGCCCGTACCGTCGGCGGAGTGCACGGTTTAGCCGACGAAGGCGAGGATATTCGGGTGTGTGCCGTTGAGTCTCACGAAGCCTTTGCGCTGCTGGAGCGCGGGGAGATAGAATCCGCTATTCCGATTATTGCCTTGCAGTGGTTATATATCCACAAAGACAAG
- the htpX gene encoding protease HtpX — protein MLRILLFLATNVAVMIAISIIFSVLGLKSTLDAQGVGLNLDALLVMSAIIGMTGSVISLFMSKWSAKNAMGVHVIERPQNQTEQWLVNIVEKLARQAGIGMPEVGIFNAPEPNAFATGANRDSSLVAVSTGLLQTMSADEVEAVLGHEISHVANGDMVTMALMQGVVNTFVYFFATIIGHIVDRTVFKTERGYGPAYYVTQMLAQIALSILASMLVMWFSRYREFRADAGGAQLAGRQKMIAALRALQRSHEQPQLPGELAAFGINGGGVQRLFMSHPPLEERIEALQSQR, from the coding sequence ATGTTAAGAATTTTGCTGTTTTTAGCTACCAACGTGGCCGTCATGATAGCCATCAGTATTATTTTCAGTGTTCTCGGCTTAAAAAGTACCTTAGACGCTCAAGGCGTCGGCCTTAACTTAGACGCGTTGCTGGTCATGTCCGCCATCATCGGCATGACGGGATCGGTCATATCGTTATTCATGTCCAAGTGGTCGGCCAAAAATGCCATGGGCGTGCACGTTATCGAGCGCCCTCAAAATCAAACTGAACAATGGCTGGTCAACATCGTGGAAAAACTGGCTCGGCAAGCCGGAATAGGTATGCCGGAAGTTGGAATTTTTAACGCGCCGGAACCGAATGCGTTTGCGACCGGCGCCAATCGGGACAGCTCTCTGGTAGCGGTGAGCACCGGTTTATTGCAAACGATGTCCGCCGACGAAGTTGAAGCGGTGTTAGGACACGAAATCAGCCACGTGGCTAACGGCGACATGGTCACCATGGCGCTGATGCAAGGCGTGGTCAACACCTTTGTATATTTCTTCGCCACGATAATCGGCCATATCGTCGATCGTACCGTATTTAAAACCGAACGCGGCTACGGACCGGCATATTATGTAACCCAAATGTTGGCGCAAATCGCCCTTTCCATTTTGGCCAGCATGCTGGTCATGTGGTTTTCCCGCTACCGCGAATTCCGTGCGGATGCAGGTGGCGCACAACTGGCAGGACGGCAAAAAATGATTGCCGCGCTGCGTGCGCTGCAACGCTCTCACGAGCAGCCCCAACTGCCGGGTGAATTAGCCGCATTCGGCATCAATGGCGGCGGCGTACAGCGCTTGTTTATGAGCCACCCGCCCTTAGAAGAACGCATCGAAGCATTGCAAAGCCAACGTTAA
- a CDS encoding PQQ-dependent sugar dehydrogenase: MKGLSWVLFLWAFSLNIAAKPEHDAVLSRLRLPYGFKISIFADDVPNARQMALGDKGVLFVGSREGQVYALRDANGDGVAEQRFTVADNLYLPNGVAYKSGALYVAEVNRILRFDDIESHPEQPGEPKVVYDTLPTDKHHGWKYLRFGPDGKLYSAIGAPCNICKLEDKRFASLFRINPDGSQFQILASGIRNTVGFDWEPGSQSLFFNENGRDYLGDDAPPDELNKWTGSHEHYGFPYCHAGTIRDPELAEDKACVQFKPPIWRYKAHVAPLGMRFYTGNQFPEQYARQLFVAQHGSWNRSQPQGYQIALVKFRSGQPVDEQAFISGWLQPDGKVLGRPVDVLQTPDGSLLISDDKLGVIYKVEYKK; this comes from the coding sequence ATGAAAGGATTGAGTTGGGTGCTGTTTTTATGGGCATTTTCATTGAATATAGCCGCCAAACCCGAGCACGACGCGGTGTTGAGCCGCTTGCGCCTGCCTTACGGATTCAAAATATCCATTTTTGCCGACGATGTGCCGAATGCCCGGCAAATGGCATTGGGCGACAAAGGTGTGTTGTTTGTGGGCTCGCGAGAAGGGCAAGTGTACGCTCTGCGCGATGCTAACGGCGATGGTGTGGCCGAACAGCGTTTTACCGTGGCTGATAATCTTTATTTACCCAACGGCGTTGCCTATAAAAGCGGGGCGCTTTACGTTGCCGAAGTCAATCGTATTTTGCGATTCGACGATATCGAGTCTCATCCGGAGCAGCCGGGAGAGCCGAAAGTCGTCTACGATACATTGCCCACCGATAAACACCACGGCTGGAAATATCTCCGTTTCGGGCCGGACGGCAAGCTATACAGCGCTATCGGCGCCCCTTGCAACATTTGCAAGCTTGAAGACAAGCGTTTCGCCTCGCTGTTTCGGATCAATCCGGACGGCAGTCAATTTCAAATACTCGCAAGCGGCATTCGCAATACCGTGGGTTTTGATTGGGAACCGGGTTCCCAGTCTTTGTTTTTTAACGAAAACGGTCGCGATTATCTGGGTGACGATGCGCCGCCTGACGAGCTAAACAAATGGACAGGCAGTCACGAACATTACGGTTTTCCCTATTGTCATGCCGGGACGATACGCGATCCGGAGCTAGCCGAGGATAAGGCCTGCGTTCAATTCAAGCCGCCGATCTGGCGATATAAAGCGCACGTCGCACCGTTAGGCATGCGGTTTTATACGGGGAATCAGTTTCCGGAGCAATATGCCCGGCAATTGTTCGTTGCTCAGCACGGATCGTGGAATCGGAGCCAGCCCCAGGGATATCAAATCGCATTAGTCAAATTTCGTTCAGGACAACCTGTTGACGAGCAAGCTTTTATTAGTGGGTGGCTGCAGCCGGACGGGAAAGTTTTGGGGCGGCCGGTCGATGTATTGCAGACGCCGGACGGCAGTTTGCTGATTAGCGATGATAAATTAGGCGTCATTTATAAGGTTGAATACAAAAAGTGA
- a CDS encoding (2Fe-2S)-binding protein gives MYVCVCKAVTDSQVSQAIAQGACTRRQLMQCTGAGGVCGKCSQSIKSLLDEKLYQPSLAQPA, from the coding sequence ATGTACGTTTGTGTTTGTAAAGCCGTTACCGATAGCCAAGTTTCGCAAGCTATAGCTCAAGGCGCTTGTACCCGCCGGCAGCTGATGCAATGCACAGGCGCCGGCGGTGTTTGCGGTAAATGCAGCCAAAGTATTAAAAGTTTACTGGACGAAAAGCTATATCAGCCCAGTCTCGCGCAACCCGCCTGA